The following proteins are encoded in a genomic region of Acidobacteriota bacterium:
- a CDS encoding ABC transporter permease, translated as MPDNEITIIEPNRLLKSLELRDLWRHRELLFFMVWRDVMIRYKQTFIGVAWAILQPVLTTAVFTVIFSNFARFDTSEVPYPLFALSGVMIWLFVHTSITMASNSFVTNTNLVTKIYFPRLILPLAATIAALTDLIFSLVIAIMLMFYFGVAVTPQVLYAPLFLLLAILLAASLGTLFSALNVRFRDVKFALPFLLQVWMIASPIFYPTSLLSEKWRLVFAVNPITGILSGFRSSLFGTSFDWQVVGVSSISIILIAVISLLVFKWMEDDFADIV; from the coding sequence ATGCCTGATAACGAGATCACAATCATCGAACCAAACCGGCTGCTCAAGAGCCTTGAGCTGCGCGATCTGTGGCGCCATCGTGAACTGCTGTTTTTCATGGTCTGGCGCGACGTGATGATCCGCTACAAGCAAACGTTCATAGGCGTCGCATGGGCGATCCTGCAGCCGGTGCTGACGACTGCGGTATTCACCGTGATATTCAGCAATTTTGCTCGATTTGATACATCCGAAGTGCCATATCCGCTGTTTGCTTTGAGCGGGGTGATGATCTGGCTTTTCGTCCATACCTCGATCACGATGGCGAGCAATAGTTTTGTAACAAATACCAATCTCGTCACGAAGATCTATTTTCCGCGTCTGATATTGCCGCTCGCTGCTACGATCGCAGCACTTACGGATCTCATATTCAGCCTTGTGATCGCGATAATGCTGATGTTCTATTTCGGTGTTGCTGTTACGCCGCAGGTGCTTTATGCACCGTTGTTCCTGTTGCTCGCGATCTTGCTTGCTGCGTCGCTCGGCACGCTGTTCTCAGCCCTCAATGTCCGTTTTCGTGATGTGAAATTTGCGTTGCCTTTCTTACTGCAAGTTTGGATGATCGCCTCGCCGATCTTTTACCCGACCAGCTTGCTTTCCGAAAAATGGCGGCTTGTTTTCGCCGTTAATCCGATCACCGGCATCCTCTCCGGTTTTCGGTCATCGCTGTTCGGCACGAGTTTTGATTGGCAGGTGGTCGGAGTTTCAAGTATCTCGATCATCCTGATCGCGGTGATCTCTCTATTGGTATTCAAATGGATGGAGGACGATTTCGCGGACATTGTTTGA
- a CDS encoding ABC transporter ATP-binding protein: MRVLRAENLSKLYYLGDRLPNSLRETITSFLRSARARDRQEKDTLWALKDVSFEVSDGETLGIIGSNGAGKSTLLKILSRITKPTSGRAEIRGRVGSLLEVGTGFHNELSGRENIYLNGAILGMKRAEINKKFDEIVDFSEIERFLDTPLKHYSSGMYMRLAFSVAAHLDPEVLIVDEVLAVGDIGFQKKCLGKMRDIGESGRTVLFVSHDMNAISRLCKRAIWLEHGEVKSDGEAADVVSNYLNEQTETGSERTWEDAAKAPGNEVAKLRKVRVLDHEKSPGSTFDIKQRIGIEMTFDVLSNDKVLVPNLHFYNEQGTCIFVSHDWNSKWRTSSRPAGRYKSTVWIPGNFLAEGTIFVTAALSTYKPLIVHFVERDAVTFRVVDSLDGDSARGDYSGVLPGVVRPVLEWENS, encoded by the coding sequence ATGAGAGTACTTCGTGCTGAAAATTTATCCAAGCTCTACTACCTTGGCGACCGCCTTCCAAATTCGCTGCGCGAAACGATAACGAGTTTTCTGCGCTCGGCACGAGCGCGAGACCGGCAGGAAAAGGACACATTGTGGGCACTAAAAGACGTCAGTTTCGAGGTGTCGGATGGCGAAACTCTCGGCATCATCGGTTCTAACGGGGCCGGTAAATCGACGTTGCTCAAGATACTTTCCCGCATCACAAAACCGACCAGTGGACGAGCTGAGATCCGCGGCCGCGTCGGTTCGCTGCTCGAGGTCGGGACCGGTTTCCACAACGAACTGAGCGGCCGCGAGAACATCTATCTCAACGGTGCGATCCTCGGCATGAAACGTGCCGAGATCAACAAAAAGTTTGATGAGATCGTTGATTTTTCCGAGATAGAACGGTTTCTGGACACACCGCTCAAGCACTATTCGAGCGGTATGTATATGCGGCTCGCATTTTCGGTCGCCGCGCATCTCGACCCTGAGGTGTTGATCGTCGATGAGGTCCTCGCTGTCGGCGACATAGGTTTTCAGAAGAAATGTCTCGGAAAGATGCGTGACATCGGAGAATCCGGCCGAACCGTGCTCTTTGTGTCGCACGACATGAACGCGATCTCGCGGCTCTGCAAACGCGCGATCTGGCTTGAGCATGGCGAGGTCAAGAGTGACGGCGAGGCTGCGGATGTCGTCAGCAATTATTTGAATGAACAAACCGAGACGGGCTCGGAGCGAACTTGGGAAGATGCGGCAAAAGCACCCGGGAACGAAGTGGCAAAGCTGCGAAAGGTCCGAGTTTTGGATCACGAGAAAAGTCCCGGTTCGACCTTTGATATCAAACAGAGAATTGGTATCGAAATGACATTCGATGTGCTGTCAAATGACAAGGTTCTCGTGCCAAACCTGCATTTTTACAATGAGCAGGGCACCTGTATTTTTGTTTCGCATGACTGGAATAGCAAATGGCGTACTAGTTCGCGCCCGGCTGGAAGATACAAAAGTACGGTCTGGATTCCGGGCAACTTTCTCGCCGAGGGTACGATCTTCGTCACCGCCGCTCTGTCGACCTATAAACCTCTGATCGTACATTTTGTCGAGCGAGATGCCGTTACATTCCGAGTTGTTGACAGTCTTGACGGTGATTCGGCGAGAGGGGATTATTCCGGGGTCTTGCCGGGCGTGGTAAGGCCCGTTCTCGAATGGGAAAACAGTTAG
- a CDS encoding class I SAM-dependent methyltransferase, giving the protein MATVCQICGNANYNRSFTAREMMFGTRESFGYFECAQCGTLQIEEVPDLRRHYPKDYLSLGNAEDVPLAHTLRRRIVARSVGKYLLSGRGILGRMVLQIKPWFATQFPRSFHDLPVRLTLDSRILDFGCGTGRLLQTLHYLGFRRLLGADAFIDSDIRYSSGVEIKKGSLADLEPAFDLVMLNHSFEHLPDPALALAEIQRLLSPSGVALIRMPVVNAAWKKYGPDWVQLDAPRHLFLFSESGFTEFAENHGFVVEKVVYDSEAMQFWGSEQYKLDIPLNDPRTHNYPNIGTVFSIEQIREWERASELLNQKGQGDQAAFYLKKI; this is encoded by the coding sequence ATGGCCACGGTGTGTCAGATCTGCGGAAACGCTAATTATAATCGAAGTTTCACGGCTCGCGAAATGATGTTTGGAACACGCGAGTCGTTCGGCTATTTTGAATGCGCTCAATGCGGCACGCTTCAGATCGAAGAGGTTCCGGATCTTCGGCGGCACTATCCGAAAGATTACTTGTCGCTCGGCAACGCCGAGGACGTCCCGCTTGCCCATACATTAAGAAGGCGAATTGTCGCGAGATCTGTCGGCAAATACCTGCTCAGCGGCCGCGGAATTCTCGGTCGGATGGTGCTGCAGATCAAGCCATGGTTCGCAACTCAATTCCCCCGATCGTTTCATGATCTTCCGGTACGGTTGACACTGGATTCAAGGATATTGGATTTCGGGTGCGGCACGGGAAGACTGCTTCAAACTTTGCATTATCTTGGTTTTCGCCGGCTTTTGGGGGCTGACGCTTTCATTGATAGTGATATTCGATATTCCTCCGGCGTTGAGATAAAAAAAGGCAGCCTCGCGGATCTTGAACCTGCTTTCGATCTAGTGATGCTCAATCATTCGTTCGAACATCTGCCCGACCCTGCGTTGGCTCTCGCTGAAATACAACGACTTCTTTCACCTTCCGGCGTCGCTTTGATCCGCATGCCCGTCGTGAACGCCGCATGGAAGAAATACGGTCCCGACTGGGTCCAATTAGATGCGCCGCGACATTTATTTTTGTTTAGTGAAAGCGGTTTCACCGAATTTGCAGAGAATCATGGATTTGTTGTGGAGAAGGTCGTATATGATTCGGAAGCGATGCAGTTCTGGGGAAGCGAGCAATACAAACTCGACATTCCGCTGAACGATCCGCGAACACATAACTATCCGAATATTGGAACTGTTTTTTCTATAGAGCAGATCAGAGAATGGGAGCGTGCATCCGAACTTCTGAACCAAAAAGGCCAAGGTGACCAAGCGGCCTTTTACCTCAAAAAGATCTAA
- a CDS encoding glycosyltransferase → MTLIQKFTTLGTAIRFHGISGAMPHISTFWRKFGDRRDYQKLIKQDEISTKLREELRSKVGKFDSRPLISIILPVYNVDETWLRKCIDSVIAQVYPNWELCIADDASTRPYIRPMIEEYIGKDQRIKAVFRPRNGHISAASNSALELAAGDFTVLLDHDDELSEDALYWVASELNEHPEAEMIYSDEDLIDEKGRRSDPKFKPDFSRDLLYSLNLVTHLSSYRTDLLRKIGGFRIGLEGSQDYDLALRVIEQIPETAIRHIPRILYHWRTIPTSVAGNTGAKPYAFAKAREAIGSHFDRTGIEATVEAVIGDLNRAQYQLPDPLPRVSLVIDAGNADPFGSRTDYPDLEMIAVDTAGKLSTRLNSAAELSTGQVLCFVDGTLNPLSPDWLREMVSLAMQPKIGAVGAKLLSTNGGIDQTGLILGGSDLVRKAHFGFPNDHNGNFFRAALIGNYSAVSSRCLVIRRYAFEEMNGFDDKHFAGNFFDVDLCLRLWEHGYRVVYTPYAELIETYKRLQIPVNEAEREYLQSRWESQLKHDPFYNPHFTDEGETFRYRV, encoded by the coding sequence ATGACCCTGATACAAAAATTCACGACGCTCGGAACTGCAATTCGTTTTCACGGCATAAGCGGTGCGATGCCGCATATTTCAACTTTTTGGAGAAAATTCGGTGATCGACGTGACTACCAAAAACTGATCAAACAGGACGAGATATCCACAAAGCTGCGTGAAGAGTTACGGTCAAAGGTCGGAAAATTCGATTCGCGGCCCCTCATATCCATCATTCTGCCGGTTTACAACGTTGACGAAACATGGCTGCGGAAGTGCATTGATTCGGTCATTGCACAGGTCTACCCAAACTGGGAGTTGTGTATTGCTGACGACGCGTCCACACGGCCATATATCCGCCCGATGATCGAAGAATATATTGGCAAGGACCAGCGTATCAAAGCGGTTTTCCGCCCCCGGAACGGTCATATCTCAGCCGCATCAAATTCGGCACTTGAGTTGGCTGCAGGTGATTTTACGGTGCTGCTCGACCACGACGACGAGTTGTCGGAGGACGCTCTTTACTGGGTCGCCAGCGAGTTGAACGAACATCCGGAAGCGGAGATGATATACAGCGACGAAGATCTGATCGACGAAAAGGGGCGGCGATCCGACCCAAAATTCAAGCCCGATTTCAGCCGTGATCTTCTCTACTCGCTAAATTTGGTCACCCACCTTTCATCCTACAGAACCGACCTGCTGCGAAAGATCGGCGGATTTAGGATCGGTCTCGAGGGCAGTCAGGACTATGACTTGGCATTACGGGTGATCGAGCAGATACCTGAAACTGCTATCCGCCATATTCCACGCATTCTCTATCACTGGCGCACTATACCGACCTCAGTCGCCGGAAATACCGGTGCGAAGCCATACGCATTTGCAAAGGCACGCGAAGCGATCGGATCGCACTTCGATCGAACCGGTATCGAGGCGACCGTTGAGGCAGTGATCGGTGATCTTAATCGGGCACAATATCAGTTGCCCGATCCGCTTCCGCGGGTATCGCTTGTCATTGACGCCGGGAACGCCGATCCGTTCGGCAGCAGAACCGACTATCCGGACCTCGAGATGATCGCGGTTGACACCGCCGGAAAATTATCAACGCGTCTTAACTCAGCCGCTGAGTTATCGACTGGGCAGGTTTTGTGTTTTGTCGACGGAACACTTAACCCGTTGTCGCCTGATTGGCTCCGTGAAATGGTCTCGTTGGCAATGCAGCCAAAGATCGGAGCGGTTGGGGCAAAGCTGCTGAGTACAAACGGCGGTATCGACCAGACCGGCCTTATTTTGGGAGGGAGCGATCTTGTCAGAAAAGCACATTTTGGATTTCCGAATGATCATAATGGCAATTTTTTTCGGGCGGCCCTTATCGGAAACTACTCAGCGGTTTCGAGTCGATGCCTCGTCATTCGTCGGTATGCTTTTGAGGAGATGAACGGTTTTGACGACAAACATTTTGCAGGGAATTTCTTCGACGTGGACCTTTGCTTACGCCTTTGGGAACATGGGTATAGGGTAGTATATACGCCGTATGCTGAATTGATCGAAACTTATAAGAGACTCCAGATTCCGGTCAATGAAGCCGAAAGGGAATATCTCCAAAGCCGTTGGGAGAGTCAGTTGAAACACGACCCGTTCTATAATCCGCATTTCACGGATGAAGGTGAGACATTTCGCTATCGGGTCTGA
- a CDS encoding rhomboid family intramembrane serine protease has translation MFPIGDDNSDRRIQPVVNYAFIGINILVFLLLQQLGRNDAFTYAFSLVPREILSGIDIQGLVEIRDTAGRMIGEVNHQSTPLPVYFNFLSSMFMHGDVMHIVGNMLFLFIFGDNIENRIGHIRYAFFYIICGLAAAVGQIVMGPDSIIPMLGASGAISGVLGGYLMLFPQRSVRAIIFHFATTVPAFVAIGIWIVYQLVLGYLTPSGGGGVAYAAHIGGFIAGLALIRLFALGRPDQTR, from the coding sequence ATGTTTCCGATAGGCGACGACAATTCTGACAGGCGGATCCAACCGGTGGTGAACTACGCATTCATCGGCATAAATATCCTCGTATTTTTGCTGCTCCAGCAGCTTGGCCGCAACGATGCGTTCACTTACGCTTTTTCGTTGGTGCCGCGGGAGATCCTGTCGGGGATCGATATACAAGGGCTCGTTGAAATTAGAGATACAGCCGGCAGGATGATCGGTGAAGTAAACCACCAATCAACACCGCTGCCGGTATATTTTAATTTCCTAAGTTCGATGTTCATGCACGGCGACGTCATGCATATCGTCGGAAATATGCTGTTCTTATTTATTTTCGGTGACAACATCGAGAACCGTATCGGGCACATTCGATATGCGTTCTTTTACATCATTTGCGGGCTTGCGGCAGCGGTTGGCCAGATCGTAATGGGGCCCGATTCGATCATTCCGATGCTTGGTGCTTCGGGCGCGATCTCGGGCGTGCTCGGTGGTTATTTAATGCTGTTCCCGCAACGATCGGTGAGGGCGATCATCTTCCATTTTGCGACAACAGTCCCGGCATTCGTTGCTATCGGCATCTGGATCGTCTATCAGCTTGTCCTCGGTTATTTGACGCCGTCGGGCGGCGGCGGTGTCGCGTATGCAGCACATATCGGAGGCTTTATCGCGGGGCTTGCGTTGATCAGGCTTTTCGCTTTGGGCAGGCCTGATCAGACCCGATAG
- a CDS encoding dicarboxylate/amino acid:cation symporter: protein MSEQDKEQFSGDAYDREIATDLDDKTPDKPKGIALHTKILIGLLVGVIGGLVANQVWGGAHESVSWTISNITQPVGTLFLNLLLMIVVPLVFSSLVVGVSGIGDIRKLGRIGLKSFAYCLIISAISVVIGLGLANTIRPGERISPEIATQLKEKFSSGAKTATEAQIKAAEAAKTDSALMQAVKTIVPKSVFNSIAGENPNMLHIMFFALIIGVAITLLPAPVSSPFVSVMESLFAITSKIIDIIMKFAPYAVACLIFNNIAQFGIDLLGSLAWFVATVLLGLGLHFFGVYSLSVWFLSRMNPIDFFRRIWTVIVTAFSTSSSNATLPTALRVSEENLGVPKEINSFVLTVGATANQNGTALYEGVTVLFLAQLAGADLTLGIQLMVVYLAILGGIGTAGVPSGSIPFIIGILAMIGIDPALIAIILGVDRILDMCRTTLNVVGDLTAATFVARSEGYELLKTTPEAST, encoded by the coding sequence ATGAGTGAACAGGACAAGGAACAGTTTTCCGGCGATGCGTATGACCGCGAAATAGCGACCGATCTGGACGATAAGACGCCGGATAAACCAAAAGGCATCGCTCTGCACACTAAGATCCTGATCGGCCTTTTGGTCGGAGTGATAGGCGGCCTCGTTGCAAATCAGGTGTGGGGCGGCGCCCACGAAAGCGTTTCGTGGACGATCTCAAATATCACCCAGCCGGTCGGCACGTTGTTTCTTAACCTTTTGCTGATGATCGTCGTTCCGCTGGTGTTCTCATCGCTTGTGGTCGGCGTTTCGGGCATTGGCGACATTCGCAAACTAGGCCGTATCGGCCTCAAATCATTTGCATACTGCCTGATCATTTCAGCGATCTCGGTCGTCATCGGTCTCGGCCTGGCAAACACGATAAGGCCCGGCGAGCGGATCAGCCCTGAGATCGCAACACAGCTCAAGGAGAAATTCAGCAGCGGTGCAAAAACGGCGACCGAGGCACAGATAAAAGCAGCCGAGGCTGCAAAGACTGATTCGGCACTGATGCAGGCCGTTAAAACGATCGTGCCGAAGAGCGTTTTCAATTCGATCGCCGGCGAAAATCCAAACATGCTGCACATCATGTTCTTCGCGCTGATCATCGGTGTCGCTATCACACTTCTTCCCGCACCCGTTTCGTCGCCATTTGTCAGTGTGATGGAATCGCTTTTTGCGATCACCTCAAAGATCATCGATATCATTATGAAGTTTGCGCCGTATGCCGTGGCGTGTCTGATCTTTAATAACATCGCCCAATTTGGTATCGATCTGCTCGGGTCGCTTGCTTGGTTTGTCGCCACCGTTCTGTTGGGTCTTGGCCTGCATTTCTTTGGGGTTTATTCACTCTCCGTTTGGTTTCTTTCGAGGATGAACCCGATAGACTTTTTCCGTCGTATCTGGACTGTGATCGTTACGGCGTTTTCGACTTCTTCGTCGAATGCGACACTGCCGACGGCATTGCGGGTATCCGAAGAGAATCTTGGTGTTCCCAAGGAGATAAACAGCTTTGTGTTAACCGTTGGAGCGACCGCCAATCAAAATGGAACTGCTCTTTACGAAGGTGTAACGGTTTTATTTCTTGCCCAGCTTGCGGGTGCGGATCTTACACTTGGTATCCAGTTGATGGTCGTGTATCTGGCGATCCTCGGCGGAATTGGTACGGCAGGCGTCCCGTCGGGCTCGATCCCATTCATTATCGGCATCCTTGCCATGATAGGTATCGATCCGGCCCTGATCGCGATCATTCTCGGCGTTGACCGTATTCTGGACATGTGCCGTACGACGCTCAATGTTGTCGGAGACCTGACGGCAGCGACATTTGTCGCCAGAAGTGAGGGTTATGAGCTGCTGAAGACGACACCTGAGGCGAGCACCTAA
- a CDS encoding FAD-binding protein has translation MFESIHFHSHGRVTTNASNPEVLEKLRTIVGDENVIVAPEKVEPYGADAVKEKFPPEAVVFPASTAQMVAILKLANEYLFPVTARGGGVGYTGGAVPVDGGIVIGTDRMNEIIEINVDDLYAICQPGITTFELQQAVERYGLMFAPDPASYKDSFIGGNIAENAGGMRTPKYGVTKHHVLGLEVVTATGEVIRTGGKTVKNVVGFDLTGLMCGSEGMLGIITEATLKLLPMPEATSTVRANFHSMEAACKVLTKFTPEGLLPMAMEVIDKFCVAAVEENFAFGLSKDAEAILLVAVDGSKQEVAKNAETIERIIAENGGFDILRARSKEDEDKLWDVRRAISPSLMKYGTLKINEDVVVPRSKVPELVAEIEQIGKRHNTFVANFGHAGDGNIHVNFVIDRDDPDAIERARKCVSETFKLSVELGGTISGEHGIGYVKSGYLGYALDQPTIEIMKGIKKVFDPNGILNPGKMFV, from the coding sequence ATGTTCGAATCTATTCATTTTCATTCACACGGCCGTGTGACGACCAATGCTTCAAACCCTGAGGTATTGGAGAAATTGCGTACGATAGTCGGTGACGAAAACGTCATCGTTGCCCCGGAAAAGGTCGAGCCCTACGGTGCCGATGCGGTGAAAGAGAAGTTTCCGCCCGAGGCGGTCGTTTTTCCTGCGTCAACGGCCCAAATGGTTGCGATATTAAAGCTGGCCAACGAATACCTCTTTCCGGTGACGGCCCGCGGCGGCGGTGTTGGGTACACGGGCGGGGCGGTTCCGGTCGATGGCGGTATCGTGATCGGTACGGATCGGATGAACGAGATCATCGAGATCAACGTCGATGATCTTTACGCGATCTGCCAGCCTGGGATCACTACGTTCGAATTGCAGCAGGCAGTCGAACGGTACGGCTTAATGTTCGCTCCCGATCCGGCGAGCTACAAAGACAGCTTTATCGGCGGCAACATTGCCGAAAATGCTGGCGGAATGCGAACCCCGAAATATGGCGTGACCAAGCACCATGTCCTCGGCCTCGAGGTCGTAACCGCGACCGGCGAAGTGATCCGCACCGGCGGCAAGACGGTCAAGAACGTCGTTGGCTTTGATCTAACAGGCCTCATGTGCGGCAGCGAGGGAATGCTCGGGATCATTACCGAAGCGACGCTCAAACTGCTCCCGATGCCAGAGGCGACCTCGACCGTGCGCGCCAATTTTCACTCGATGGAAGCCGCCTGCAAGGTGCTGACCAAATTCACGCCTGAGGGCCTGCTCCCAATGGCAATGGAGGTCATCGACAAATTTTGCGTCGCCGCGGTCGAGGAGAATTTTGCGTTCGGCCTGTCCAAAGATGCGGAGGCGATATTGCTAGTCGCCGTCGATGGCTCAAAACAAGAGGTCGCCAAAAATGCCGAAACCATCGAACGCATTATCGCCGAAAACGGCGGCTTCGACATTCTCCGAGCCCGATCAAAAGAAGACGAAGACAAACTCTGGGACGTCCGCCGTGCGATCAGCCCAAGCTTAATGAAATACGGCACGCTCAAGATAAACGAGGATGTCGTCGTCCCTCGCTCGAAAGTTCCAGAACTCGTCGCCGAGATCGAACAGATCGGCAAACGGCACAACACATTCGTCGCCAATTTCGGCCACGCCGGCGACGGCAATATCCACGTCAATTTCGTCATCGACCGCGATGATCCGGACGCCATCGAAAGGGCCCGCAAATGTGTTTCCGAAACATTTAAGCTTTCGGTCGAATTGGGCGGAACCATCTCCGGCGAACACGGCATCGGCTATGTAAAGTCGGGCTATCTGGGATATGCTCTCGACCAACCGACGATCGAAATAATGAAAGGGATCAAAAAGGTATTCGACCCAAATGGCATCCTAAATCCCGGAAAAATGTTTGTTTAA
- a CDS encoding histidine phosphatase family protein, producing the protein MRKLALAVLCLTFLAGFAFAQNKTIILVRHAEKNAPVEGDKGDVDLSSDGRDRALRFAKVAKRFRPGEIFATAYKRTQQTAEPIAKLRGKAIQIYDAAKHPELIDLILKSKSKRFVIVGHSNTVPFLANLLAKKEVFKQLPDTEYGVVWVIRITNGVFKKLEVYPY; encoded by the coding sequence ATGAGAAAACTCGCGTTAGCCGTGTTGTGCTTGACGTTCCTAGCAGGATTCGCCTTTGCCCAGAACAAGACGATCATCCTCGTCCGTCATGCGGAAAAAAACGCACCGGTCGAGGGTGACAAAGGCGATGTCGATCTGTCGAGCGACGGGCGTGACCGCGCGTTGCGGTTCGCTAAGGTAGCAAAGCGTTTCCGGCCCGGCGAGATCTTTGCGACCGCCTACAAACGCACACAGCAGACGGCCGAGCCGATCGCAAAGCTTCGCGGCAAAGCGATCCAGATCTACGATGCCGCCAAGCATCCGGAATTGATCGACCTTATCCTGAAAAGCAAATCTAAACGATTCGTCATCGTCGGCCACAGCAACACAGTGCCGTTCCTCGCCAATCTGCTTGCCAAAAAAGAAGTGTTCAAGCAGTTGCCCGATACGGAATACGGCGTTGTTTGGGTTATTCGGATAACAAACGGTGTCTTCAAAAAGCTTGAGGTTTATCCATACTAA
- a CDS encoding SRPBCC family protein encodes MSEYEFVTVWNIDAPVERVWDVIENADAWPEWWKGVLSVTELEKGGDNGVGSIRRTVWRSALPYKLEFDGEVLRVERLKLIEARAFGELDGHGLWQFEAVSDDRARVQYDWRVKTTKAWMNLLAPVARPFFRWNHDTIMSWGEEGLKERLAR; translated from the coding sequence ATGAGCGAGTATGAATTTGTTACGGTTTGGAACATCGACGCACCGGTCGAGCGTGTCTGGGATGTGATCGAGAACGCCGATGCGTGGCCCGAATGGTGGAAGGGCGTGCTGAGCGTGACCGAACTTGAAAAAGGCGGCGACAACGGTGTCGGTTCGATCCGCCGGACGGTGTGGCGAAGTGCGCTGCCGTACAAGCTTGAGTTTGACGGCGAAGTGCTGCGGGTCGAAAGGTTAAAACTGATCGAGGCCCGTGCTTTTGGCGAACTCGACGGTCATGGACTGTGGCAATTCGAAGCAGTCAGCGATGATCGGGCACGCGTGCAGTACGATTGGCGTGTGAAAACGACCAAAGCATGGATGAACCTGCTCGCACCGGTCGCCCGGCCGTTTTTCCGCTGGAATCACGACACGATCATGAGTTGGGGCGAGGAAGGACTGAAAGAGCGGCTCGCTCGATAA
- a CDS encoding VWA domain-containing protein, with the protein MLLRKQIILTFIAAAFFAASFVGFSSVEAQQQNAKSPAATPTPTPTPAVIEDDEVIKVDTEVVNVLFTAQDRNRRLITNLAQRDIRILENDKPQEITAFAKQVDLPLSLAILIDTSISQERTLPAEKSAAISFLESVVRPTKDEVAVISFTGESTLEQGMTNNMQRLRRAIDRVQFVPPSGYIGGGVITGTPPASSDNQMTAGSTAIWDSIWITSDEILGPAPEKTRRAIILLSDGVNTSGRKKLDDAIQAALKAEAIIYAVGVGDDFYGGVDRGSMSKIAERTGGRAFFPRDERELREAFKQIEDEMRSQYLIAYEPSNQTLDGSYRKIEIQLANQQLQKDKVKVTHRQGYFAKSPQKK; encoded by the coding sequence ATGCTGCTGAGAAAACAGATAATATTGACGTTCATTGCTGCTGCGTTTTTTGCCGCTTCGTTCGTCGGGTTTTCGTCTGTCGAAGCTCAACAGCAAAACGCGAAATCGCCCGCCGCGACACCGACGCCGACGCCGACGCCGGCCGTTATTGAAGATGACGAAGTGATCAAGGTCGATACCGAGGTCGTAAACGTCCTATTCACGGCTCAGGACCGCAACCGGCGGCTTATCACAAACCTTGCTCAACGCGATATCCGCATACTCGAGAACGACAAACCCCAGGAGATCACCGCATTTGCAAAGCAGGTCGATCTGCCGCTAAGCCTCGCGATACTGATCGATACGAGTATTTCGCAAGAGCGAACTTTGCCGGCAGAAAAATCGGCGGCGATATCGTTTCTTGAATCGGTAGTGCGGCCAACCAAAGACGAGGTCGCAGTGATCTCATTCACCGGCGAATCAACTCTCGAACAGGGAATGACCAACAATATGCAGCGGCTGCGTCGGGCGATCGACCGCGTGCAGTTTGTGCCGCCGTCCGGCTATATCGGCGGAGGCGTTATCACGGGCACACCGCCGGCGTCGAGCGACAATCAGATGACGGCCGGTTCGACCGCGATCTGGGATTCGATCTGGATCACATCGGACGAAATACTCGGCCCGGCACCGGAGAAAACGCGGCGTGCGATCATTTTGCTATCGGACGGCGTCAACACGTCGGGCCGGAAGAAGCTCGACGACGCCATTCAGGCAGCACTCAAGGCAGAGGCGATAATTTACGCGGTCGGTGTTGGCGACGATTTTTACGGCGGCGTCGATCGCGGCTCGATGAGCAAGATCGCAGAAAGGACCGGAGGACGAGCATTTTTTCCGCGGGACGAACGCGAACTTCGCGAGGCATTCAAACAGATCGAGGACGAGATGCGGTCGCAGTATCTGATCGCGTATGAGCCGTCAAATCAGACGCTCGACGGCTCGTATCGCAAGATCGAGATCCAGTTGGCCAATCAGCAGCTGCAAAAAGACAAGGTCAAGGTAACGCATCGACAAGGCTACTTCGCAAAGTCGCCTCAGAAGAAATAA